A DNA window from Pseudoalteromonas spongiae UST010723-006 contains the following coding sequences:
- a CDS encoding AAA family ATPase, translating to MQFNGTQDYIASDSLKLAVNAAITLEKPLLIKGEPGTGKTMLAEELAKALDTELIQWHIKSTTKAQQGLYEYDAVSRLRDSQLGDEKVHDISNYIVKGKLWQAFEANKRPILLIDEIDKADIEFPNDLLLELDKMEFYVYETQQRVKAIDRPIVIITSNNEKELPDAFLRRCFFHYINFPTAEEMAQIIEVHHPNVKQDLLAQALQVFFGLRDVNGLKKKPSTSELIDWLKLLLAEDIDAQTLHDKTQKGGLMPLFGALLKNEQDVSLIEKLAFLAKR from the coding sequence GTGCAATTTAATGGTACACAAGATTACATCGCGTCAGATTCACTTAAGCTGGCAGTAAACGCTGCAATTACGTTAGAAAAGCCACTCTTAATCAAAGGTGAACCGGGTACAGGTAAAACCATGTTGGCCGAAGAATTGGCAAAAGCACTCGATACTGAGTTAATTCAGTGGCATATAAAGTCAACAACTAAAGCACAACAAGGCTTATATGAATATGACGCAGTATCACGCTTGCGAGATAGCCAGCTCGGCGATGAAAAAGTACACGACATTAGCAATTACATTGTTAAAGGTAAGCTTTGGCAAGCCTTTGAAGCAAACAAACGCCCTATTCTATTAATTGATGAAATAGACAAAGCTGATATCGAGTTTCCAAATGACTTGTTGCTAGAACTCGATAAAATGGAGTTCTATGTGTATGAAACACAACAACGCGTAAAAGCAATCGACCGCCCAATAGTTATTATTACCTCTAACAATGAAAAAGAACTACCCGATGCCTTTTTACGCCGCTGTTTTTTCCATTACATAAACTTTCCAACAGCAGAGGAAATGGCACAGATCATTGAAGTTCACCACCCTAACGTGAAACAGGATTTACTTGCACAAGCACTGCAAGTTTTCTTTGGTTTACGTGATGTAAATGGCCTTAAAAAGAAACCATCCACCAGCGAATTAATCGACTGGCTTAAATTGTTACTTGCCGAAGATATAGACGCACAAACCTTGCATGATAAAACTCAAAAAGGCGGACTTATGCCACTTTTTGGCGCACTGCTTAAAAATGAGCAAGATGTAAGCCTTATCGAAAAACTCGCATTTCTCGCTAAGCGTTAA
- a CDS encoding MmcQ/YjbR family DNA-binding protein, which produces MDKHTVTEYFMSKPFTSVSQPFGEGVDVFKVKDKMFATLSLGNGNEKDTNGKMAGHYCINLKCDPDEALALRDIFDAVIPGYHMNKKLWNTVILDGSMPKGEIERLIDNSFLLVVSKMTKADREMISLHL; this is translated from the coding sequence ATGGATAAGCACACGGTTACAGAGTACTTTATGAGTAAGCCTTTCACGAGCGTAAGCCAACCGTTTGGAGAAGGCGTAGACGTTTTTAAAGTCAAAGATAAAATGTTTGCGACCCTATCGCTTGGTAACGGTAATGAGAAAGATACAAATGGTAAAATGGCGGGTCACTATTGCATTAATTTAAAATGTGACCCTGATGAAGCACTTGCGCTACGCGATATTTTTGACGCTGTTATTCCAGGTTATCATATGAATAAAAAGCTTTGGAATACCGTGATTCTTGATGGTTCAATGCCAAAAGGTGAAATTGAGCGCCTTATAGATAATTCGTTTTTATTGGTTGTTAGTAAAATGACCAAAGCAGATAGAGAAATGATATCACTTCACCTGTAA
- a CDS encoding vWA domain-containing protein — MLIAFFSTLKKHRVNVSVRELLDLINALKKQVIFANIDDFYHLAKLCLVKDETQFDKFDRAFAEYFEGVEAVDIFSKLQTQHQLPEAWLKKEFEKHLSQEEKDKIEALGGLDKLMKTLAERLKEQQKRHAGGNKWVGTGGTSPFGAYGYNPEGIRIGQDGNNHRRAVKVWDKRQFKNLDQDADISSRTMKLALKKLRKFARSGESDELDLNNTISATAKQGGMLDVKMKPERHNAVKVLMFFDIGGSMDDYIHTCEQLFSAAHSEFKHLEFFYFHNCLYENVWQDNKRRYSDVLDTLTIINRFASDYKVIFVGDATMGPYEIDYSGGSVEHWNEEPGRVWLERITQHFSNVVWLNPQPKQYWHYYPSIGIIEHLMEKRMFPLTLDGIGQAIKSLN, encoded by the coding sequence ATGCTGATTGCGTTTTTTTCCACATTAAAAAAACACCGCGTAAATGTGAGCGTGCGTGAACTGTTGGATTTAATCAATGCATTAAAAAAACAGGTCATATTTGCCAATATCGACGATTTTTATCACTTGGCAAAACTGTGTCTAGTCAAAGACGAAACGCAGTTTGATAAATTTGATCGCGCTTTTGCTGAATATTTTGAAGGGGTTGAGGCTGTTGATATTTTCTCTAAGCTGCAAACCCAACATCAACTTCCCGAAGCGTGGTTAAAAAAGGAATTTGAAAAGCACCTTAGCCAAGAAGAAAAAGACAAAATTGAGGCCCTAGGTGGCCTTGATAAACTTATGAAAACCTTGGCAGAGCGCCTAAAAGAGCAGCAAAAAAGGCATGCCGGTGGTAATAAGTGGGTTGGCACTGGCGGCACCTCCCCGTTTGGTGCCTATGGTTATAATCCTGAAGGCATACGTATTGGGCAAGATGGCAACAATCATCGCCGCGCTGTAAAAGTGTGGGATAAACGCCAGTTCAAAAACCTTGATCAAGACGCCGATATTAGCTCGCGTACCATGAAGCTCGCGCTAAAAAAGCTCAGAAAGTTTGCCCGTAGCGGTGAAAGTGACGAACTTGATTTGAATAACACGATTAGCGCAACTGCAAAACAAGGCGGTATGCTCGATGTAAAAATGAAACCTGAGCGCCACAATGCCGTAAAAGTACTTATGTTCTTTGATATTGGTGGCTCGATGGATGACTATATTCACACCTGTGAGCAACTGTTTAGCGCTGCACACTCTGAATTTAAACACCTAGAGTTTTTCTATTTTCATAACTGCTTATATGAAAACGTATGGCAAGATAACAAGCGCCGTTACAGTGACGTATTGGATACCTTAACAATCATCAACCGCTTTGCGAGCGACTATAAAGTGATTTTTGTTGGTGATGCAACAATGGGGCCTTACGAGATTGATTACTCCGGTGGCAGTGTTGAACATTGGAATGAGGAGCCAGGCAGAGTATGGCTTGAAAGAATAACGCAACACTTTAGTAATGTAGTTTGGCTTAATCCACAACCGAAACAATATTGGCACTACTACCCTTCAATTGGCATTATTGAGCACTTAATGGAAAAGCGCATGTTTCCCCTTACGCTAGATGGGATCGGGCAAGCAATTAAAAGTTTAAATTAG
- a CDS encoding substrate-binding periplasmic protein has translation MKIRFYCFLSLLLFSTCCVSQQKEINPPIRWVTDSWPNYTDKDGSGLYHELMRSVFHNVQEFDVQYTPWLRALELVKSGNADFTGAMPLNSNYVMSQHIVLSQPISVLIKKTHLNAVKLTQLPELVGVWRSGYRNELLSGELKSQIKGVPTESTDSGFNLVRHNRVDYFIDVRTILATYLSKQPDKLEFELVDIGSLNLYMAFSKSERGKQIAQLFDGRFAELKKSGKLAEIYNKYQQTLPSQL, from the coding sequence GTGAAAATTAGATTTTATTGCTTTTTAAGCTTGTTGTTGTTTTCAACCTGCTGTGTGTCACAACAAAAAGAGATTAACCCCCCAATTCGTTGGGTTACTGACTCTTGGCCAAATTATACTGATAAAGACGGTTCCGGTTTATATCATGAGTTAATGCGCAGTGTTTTTCATAATGTACAAGAGTTTGATGTGCAGTATACGCCTTGGCTGAGAGCGCTTGAATTAGTAAAGTCTGGCAATGCTGATTTTACCGGCGCAATGCCGTTAAATAGCAATTATGTTATGTCGCAGCATATTGTTTTAAGCCAACCAATTTCTGTGTTAATTAAAAAGACCCATTTGAATGCTGTGAAATTGACACAGCTACCTGAATTAGTCGGGGTTTGGCGTTCAGGGTATCGGAATGAATTACTCAGTGGTGAGTTAAAATCCCAAATAAAAGGCGTACCGACCGAAAGCACGGACAGTGGGTTTAACTTAGTGCGCCATAATCGAGTCGATTACTTTATTGATGTTCGCACAATTTTAGCGACGTATTTGTCTAAGCAGCCTGATAAATTGGAATTTGAATTAGTAGATATTGGCTCTTTGAATTTGTATATGGCGTTTTCGAAATCTGAACGCGGTAAACAAATAGCGCAACTGTTTGATGGTCGTTTTGCTGAATTAAAAAAGTCAGGAAAACTGGCTGAAATTTACAATAAGTACCAGCAAACGTTACCAAGCCAACTTTAA